One region of Labrus mixtus chromosome 1, fLabMix1.1, whole genome shotgun sequence genomic DNA includes:
- the plekhg4 gene encoding puratrophin-1 isoform X2, with translation MDSESLDRCIQSALSALYPPFQATSPTVLCQVLNVVESCYRGDGLRYLIHFLLPAKQFLANLQQDACVKYCGLLFRHEGWPLCVHEKVVVQLCPLDPCLLLPGDFYLLVSPPAAVPPPPRARGASCRSTVAASPRLLLCSLSASSHHVEQQEVLEIALRSLFSMAWLDSVNREREHQGASRLERCLLSANGDVFRVPWEDLVYPQFISRPRTSLKEDQESSVKDGDLLINTSTNQCRDTDTSRQDVKLLPSSTNTEKSQASSDDSDSEGEYVELSELPLPRFSPQKGSLTQSISLQHRARTSTHTAAHTPQNTPTTTDTHSSVNTQPQNTHKCINTHAVSTNTPQNIQPLTAAITHTPRTAHTNTTHLSWAYEEVSSATVLCSRLIEEIPNQDFNEPVILTPISSTSPSSSAAPPEVVKTSSWMPLEQIEGSVSELPPAQPHLIQSAGPSTTKPAPPPPAPHQEQSAVPTVPVRFTQSSKSSQSKWSSFYSVLLNSAALCLPGTRDRSGRALLTVCPSNTVWSNPDCDSAELLRLLLYYTSTLRKDVAALGLTVLVDARRAAPAPALFSSLRSLQENIPGSIHSVLLLVNKDSSLRPDKPAALQVEVLSSLKSVQKHVELRQLPAEFGGSFSFSQSSWLCFRSRVEQLTNQCEDVINLLQKTINILQSTPLPAAAQDAELLLSRYKAVMRSILEDSRLVQLQQEGGALLSRLRREESSLSETEDYRAAVETVSTLYDEVDELLHRLVTLSNSRTQELNFILEFSRLEQGFTEVRSWLEQVGEVNLKSLNEPDDSLELLNKKQQDFKAFHSTAYEQCSRGEALLSHVERWGDMSSADLHVYEDKIHSFFAQLQDFSQRVKTTGRNIEQAVCLYRFLDQAYGWALEGMRHLAGVSMEECTLPDKCQAVIDCLEDYQRQHPPIPDGRFQEMKALAEELRGERGLRQWSFAWSKCQETKKMFDRKMEAALRTRDSAHRQRSDSAVSRSSVSSRKSLSGLLGVFDKSLTFSSCPPEESNSSPPRSTSYSHLSNTPQHTPLLQRLFRSPSSEESSDLVDICSSSPSLPRLGSCHSFTPSFASSPSSTSSSFSSSRRQQLRKTQSFDCPSTPESSRYGPNPRTLSEPVRRGNTGVFIRGLEVSSSEAADHTLCPRTPAHSWAVQGLSNPGTPGTPRINGSPATESRPRGSKLRHVVEEMVTTEREYVRSLSYIIRHYFPMMDRADLPQDLRGKRSVVFGNLEKLLDFHSQFFLNELEACWKHPLRVPHCFLRHQEQFSLYALYSKNKPKSDALLALHGHSFFRRKQVELGDKMDLSSYLLKPVQRMSKYALLLTDLMKEVGAAQEAEHVALQAATNMVKFQLRHGNDLLAMDAIRDCDVNLKEQGQLIRQDEFTVWTGRRKCQRHVFLFEELVLFSKPKKMEGGLDVFIYKHSFKTADVGLTESAGDNGLRFEIWFRRRTSKNQTFILQPATAEVKHAWTTGIARILWTQATKNKESRLKEMVSMGVGSKPFLDIQPSDAAISDRAVHYIMKSRGARTRASIAVSVFDHSNPFKRGSGTSEAAASGPSSSGLLGPLNLHMHMYSQTLSSSPAAESSFITSCIEEDEQEHETSSQPSMTTESSGSSSRCLSGSTGSDSGCVSSNLQEALQEEPSPPSQPPSYCSSSNKQHLNSPYISPKTAPVISPATIV, from the exons GACTCTGAATCTCTGGACCGCTGCATCCAGAGTGCTCTCTCAGCCCTCTACCCGCCTTTCCAGGCCACATCTCCGACCGTCCTCTGTCAGGTCCTCAACGTGGTCGAGAGCTGCTACAGAGGAGACGGTCTTCGCTACCTGATCCACTTCCTGCTGCCTGCAAAGCAATTCTTAGCAAACCTCCAGCAAGATGCCTGC GTGAAGTACTGTGGTCTGTTGTTCCGTCATGAAGGCTGGCCTCTGTGCGTCCATGAGAAGGTAGTCGTTCAGCTCTGTCCTCTGGACCCGTGCCTTCTCCTTCCAGGAGACTTCTACCTGctggtttctcctcctgctgctgtcccTCCACCACCTCGAGCACGAGGCGCCTCCTGCAGGAGCACTGTCGCCGCCTCCCCTCGTCTGCTCCTGTGCAGCTTGTCAGCCAGCAGCCATCAtgtggagcagcaggaggtgtTGGAGATAGCCCTGAGATCTCTCTTCAGCATGGCCTGGCTGGACTCGGtcaacagagagagggagcaccAAGGAGCGTCCAGGTTGGAGCGCTGCCTCCTCTCTGCCAATGGAGACGTCTTCAGGGTCCCTTGGGAGGACCTTGTTTACCCACAATTCATCAGCCGGCCCCGGACCTCACTGAAGGAAGATCAGGAATCATCAGTTAAGGATGGAGATTTGCTAATAAATACGTCAACCAATCAGTGCAGAGATACTGATACCTCAAGACAGGATGTTAAGCTCCTCCCATCTTCGACTAACACTGAGAAATCACAAGCAAGCAGCGACGACTCGGACTCAGAGGGCGAATATGTGGAGCTGTCGGAGCTCCCGCTGCCTCGCTTCTCCCCTCAGAAAGGCTCCTTAACGCAGTCCATCAGCCTGCAGCACAGAGCCCGCACCAGCACACACACCGctgcacacacacctcaaaaCACTCCCACaaccactgacacacactcctctgtcAACACACAACCGCAAAACACTCACAAATGCATCAATACACATGCTGTGAGCACAAACACGCCTCAAAACATTCAACCACTGACTGCTGCTATAACACACACTCCCAGAACtgctcacacaaacaccacacactTGTCCTGGGCCTACGAGGAGGTCAGTTCCGCCACTGTACTGTGCTCCAGGCTCATCGAGGAGATCCCCAACCAGGACTTCAATGAACCGGTCATCCTCACCCCAATCTCCagcacctccccctcctcctctgctgctcctcctgaaGTTGTGAAAACCTCCAGCTGGATGCCACTGGAGCAAATAGAAG GCTCCGTCAGTGAGCTGCCTCCTGCACAGCCACATCTCATTCAGTCTGCTGGTCCCAGCACAACAAAACCAGCAccacctccacctgctccaCATCAGGAGCAGTCAGCTGTGCCCACAGTCCCAGTGCGCTTTACCCAGTCCTCCAAGTCCTCCCAGTCCAAGTGGTCCAGCTTCTACAGCGTGCTACTcaactctgcagctctctgtctgcctg GAACcagagatcgtagcggtcggGCTCTGCTGACCGTCTGCCCTAGCAACACCGTGTGGTCAAATCCCGACTGTGACAGCGCAGAGCTGCTCCGCCTCCTGCTCTACTACACATCCACCCTCAG GAAGGATGTGGCAGCGTTGGGACTGACTGTGCTGGTGGACGCCCGTAGAGCTGCTCCTGCCCCCGCCCTGTTCTCCTCCCTCAGGTCCTTACAG gagaACATACCAGGCTCAATCCACTCCGTGCTGCTGCTGGTCAACAAGGACTCGTCTCTGCGTCCGGACAAACCTGCAGCACTACAG GTGGAGGTGTTGAGCTCTCTCAAGTCTGTTCAGAAACACGTGGAGCTCCGTCAGCTTCCTGCAGAGTTTGGAGGATCGTTCAGCTTCAGTCAGAGCAGCTGGCTCTGCTTCAGATCG AGAGTGGAGCAGCTGACCAATCAGTGTGAAGACGTCATcaacctgctgcagaaaacTATCAACATCCTGCAGTCCACTCCTCTACCTGCTGCAGCTCAG gATGCCGAGCTGTTGCTGTCCAGGTACAAGGCTGTGATGCGCAGCATTCTCGAAGACAGCCGATtggtgcagctgcagcaggagggcGGAGCCTTGCTGTCGCGACTCcgcagagaggagagcagccTCAGCGAGACTGAAGATTATCGGGCGGCGGTGGAGACGGTGTCGACTCTGTACGACGAGGTGGACGAGCTGCTCCACCGCCTGGTGACGCTCTCCAACTCCAGGACTCAGGAGCTCAATTTCATCCTGGAGTTCAGCCGACTGGAGCAAGGTTTCACAGAG GTGAGGTCGTGGCTGGAGCAGGTCGGGGAGGTTAATCTGAAGAGTCTGAATGAACCGGACGATTCTCTGGAGCTtctgaacaaaaaacaacaagactTCAAAGCTTTCCACAGCACAGCATAC gagcaATGCAGTCGAGGCGAGGCGTTACTGAGTCACGTCGAGCGTTGGGGCGACATGTCATCAGCTGACCTCCACGTCTACGAGGATAAAATTCATTCTTTCTTTGCTCAGCTTCAGGATTTCTCTCAGCGGGTCAAAACCACAGGCAGGAACATCGAGCAAGCCGTCTGCCTCTATCGCTTCTTAGACCAG gccTATGGCTGGGCTTTGGAGGGTATGCGTCACCTAGCTGGAGTCAGTATGGAGGAGTGCACGCTGCCGGACAAATGCCAGGCGGTGATCGACTGCCTGGAGGACTACCAGCGCCAGCACCCACCTATCCCAGACGGCCGTTTTCAGGAGATGAAGGCGTTGGCAGAGGAGCTGCGGGGCGAGCGAGGCCTCCGTCAGTGGAGCTTCGCCTGGTCAAAATGTCAGGAGACAAAGAAGATGTTTGACAGGAAGATGGAGGCGGCGCTCAGGACACGAGACTCCGCCCACAGACAGAGATCTGACTCTGCCGTCAGCAGGAGCTCCGTCTCCTCCAGGAAATCACTGTCAGGACTTTTGGGGGTCTTTGATAAGTCCTTAACTTTCTCATCTTGCCCCCCTGAGGAGAGCaactcctcgcctcctcgcAGCACTTCCTACTCCCATCTCTCCAACACTCCTCAACACACCCCACTCCTCCAGCGTCTGTTCCGCAGCCCCTCCTCCGAGGAGTCATCAGATCTGGTGGATATCTGTTCCTCCAGTCCCAGTCTACCCCGCCTCGGCTCCTGTCACAGCTTCACACCCTCCTTCGCCTCGTCCCCCTCCTCAACCTCCTCATCCTTCTCCTCCAGCAGGCGGCAGCAGTTAAGAAAGACTCAGAGCTTCGACTGTCCCTCCACCCCAGAGTCGTCACGGTACGGGCCCAACCCCCGCACCCTCAGCGAGCCGGTGCGTAGAGGAAACACGGGCGTGTTCATCCGCGGTCTTGAGGTCAGCAGCTCTGAGGCAGCTGACCACACGCTCTGCCCCAGGACACCTGCTCACAGCTGGGCAGTGCAGGGACTAAGCAACCCTGGGACACCCGGAACCCCAAGAATCAATGGCAGCCCGGCAACAGAGTCCAGACCCAGGGGGAG TAAGCTCCGGCACGTCGTCGAGGAGATGGTGACCACGGAGAGGGAGTACGTCCGCTCTCTGAGTTACATCATCCGTCACTACTTCCCCATGATGGACCGGGCCGACCTTCCTCAGGACCTGCGGGGAAAACGCTCAGTCGTGTTCGGAAACCTGGAGAAGCTTCTGGACTTCCACAGTCAGTTCTTCCTGAACGAGCTGGAGGCGTGCTGGAAACACCCGCTCCGAGTGCCACACTGCTTCCTCAGACAT CAGGAGCAGTTCAGTCTGTACGCTCTCTACAGCAAGAACAAACCAAAATCTGACGCTCTGCTCGCTCTGCACGGACACTCCTTCTTCAGG AGGAAGCAGGTGGAGTTGGGGGATAAGATGGACCTCTCCTCCTACCTGTTGAAGCCTGTCCAGAGGATGAGTAAATATGCTCTGCTCCTCACTGACCTCATGAAGGAGGTGGGCGCGGCTCAGGAGGCGGAGCATGTCGCCCTGCAAGCCGCCACCAACATGGTCAAGTTCCAGCTTCGTCATGGCAACGACTTGTTGGCAATGGACGCCATCCGAGACTGTGAT GTAAATCTGAAGGAGCAGGGTCAGCTGATCCGTCAGGACGAGTTCACTGTCTGGACGGGGAGGAGGAAATGTCAGCGCCACGTCTTCCTGTTTGAGGAGCTCGTTCTCTTCAGTAAACCCaagaagatggagggagggcTGGACGTCTTCATCTACAAACACTCCTTCAAG aCAGCAGATGTGGGTCTGACCGAGTCGGCAGGAGACAACGGGCTCCGCTTTGAGATCTGGTTCAGAAGGAGGACGTCTAAGAACCAGACCTTCATTCTGCAGCCCGCCACAGCTGAGGTCAAACACGCCTGGACGACCGGCATCGCCCGAATCCTGTGGACGCAGGCCACCAAGAACAAAG AGAGTCGTCTGAAGGAGATGGTGTCGATGGGAGTGGGAAGTAAACCTTTTCTGGACATCCAGCCGAGCGATGCGGCCATCAGTGACCGTGCCGTTCACTACATCATGAAGAGCAGAg GTGCCAGAACGCGAGCGTCCATCGCCGTCTCTGTCTTCGATCACTCGAACCCTTTCAAACGAGGATCGGGGACCTCTGAAGCTGCGGCCTCAGGACCCTCTTCATCCGGCCTGCTCGGACCGCTCAACCTGCACATGCACATGTACAG tcaaaccctctcctcgtctcctgctgcagagagctCCTTCATCACTTCCTGTATCGAGGAAGACGAGCAGGAGCACGAGACCAGCAGCCAGCCCTCCATGA ccaCAGAGAGTTCAGGCTCGTCGTCTCGCTGTCTCTCGGGCTCCACCGGCTCAGACAGCGGGTGCGTCTCCTCCAACCTCCAGGAGGCGCTGCAGGAGGAGCCGAGCCCCCCCAGCCAGCCCCCCTCCTACTGCTCCTCCTCAAACAAACAGCATCTCAACAGCCCGTACATTTCACCT aaaACGGCTCCGGTCATCAGCCCGGCCACCATCGTGTGA